The genomic DNA TGTCCCCGCAGATAGTCGAGTTTTGGAAACCGCAGATTTAATTTTGTACAACGGTTATAACTTAGAACCAGGACTGATTAAGTTAATGAATGCGGCAGGAGGTAAAGTCAAAAAGGTAGCCGTGGGGGAAGTTGTCCAACCTTTAAAATTAGAAAAAAGCAAAGGGGAAATTGTCCCAGATCCTCATGTTTGGGGAAGTGTAGAAAACGTTATAGCTATGGTTAAGGCAATTACACAGGCATTAATTGAGTTATCACCGGCAGACAAGGATAAATTTACTGAAAATGCCGCCCAACTTACCAAGGAATTACAAAAATTACATACGTGGATTCAACAACAAATTCAAACCATCCCCGCAGATAAACGGAAACTGATTACTACCCATGATGCCTTTCAATATTATGCTAATACATACCAGATGGAAATTGCGGGAACTTTAATAGGTATTAGCACGGAAGAACAACCAAGCGCCCAAACAGTTAAAAACCTGGTGGATGCAATTAAAAAAATGGGTGTACCGGCGATTTTTGCCGAAACAACAATCAATCCTGCTTTAATTAAAACTGTAGCTGAAGAGGCAGGGGTTAAACTCTCACCAACTCCTCTTTACTCTGATTCCATTGGTGCAAAAGGAAGTAGTGGAGATACTTACATCAAAATGATGG from Okeanomitos corallinicola TIOX110 includes the following:
- a CDS encoding metal ABC transporter substrate-binding protein; protein product: MNKTKISRLCLGIFLPLALFGCSAAESQLQEDDKPQVVATSTIIADLTAEIAQEEIKLTGILQPGADPHVYEPVPADSRVLETADLILYNGYNLEPGLIKLMNAAGGKVKKVAVGEVVQPLKLEKSKGEIVPDPHVWGSVENVIAMVKAITQALIELSPADKDKFTENAAQLTKELQKLHTWIQQQIQTIPADKRKLITTHDAFQYYANTYQMEIAGTLIGISTEEQPSAQTVKNLVDAIKKMGVPAIFAETTINPALIKTVAEEAGVKLSPTPLYSDSIGAKGSSGDTYIKMMEANTRAIVEALGGKYTPFQP